In the Sus scrofa isolate TJ Tabasco breed Duroc chromosome 7, Sscrofa11.1, whole genome shotgun sequence genome, one interval contains:
- the LOC102158547 gene encoding uncharacterized protein LOC102158547 produces MAFGHLQCKHSDPGIAVDLVKIRSEIPRASTVWHQPGTGCWRLSSYRDQRLGSLPKRVYPARVHSARQRPALLKPPAVGAGGRNLAGFPDFKLSLLESPGVGLGRAPWRVGASTPLQELPPRRLHWQRARGATRDTHRAVVASPGPERQAREATQMQPQREREFESRSGKGPRLRAVPAHCQPLGGRGAASCERGPPGPQPARAFPAPGRKSGPSREGAAAGGTEGGPGIFPVGGDSGPRLESRDWRLGGGNFAVLRAGTWGKGCGGGGGARAPLMINARRCKAKPRKSCPEMKKPIT; encoded by the exons GATACGATCTGAGATTCCCAGAGCGAGTACCGTGTGGCACCAACCCGGAACAGGCTGCTGGCGCCTCTCGAGCTACCGGGACCAGAGGCTCGGTTCCTTGCCCAAAAGAGTTTACCCTGCCCGGGTCCACAGTGCGAGGCAAAGACCAGCCCTCCTAAAACCTCCTGCCGTGGGCGCGGGTGGGCGCAACCTCGCAGGCTTCCCAGATTTCAAACTGAGCCTCCTGGAGTCACCCGGCGT CGGGCTGGGGCGAGCACCCTGGAGGGTGGGGGCTTCAACACCCCTCCAGGAACTGCCGCCCCGCCGGCTGCACTGGCAGAGGGCGCGGGGAGCAACGAGGGACACTCACCGAGCAGTGGTCGCCTCGCCAGGTCCGGAACGCCAGGCGCGCGAAGCCACCCAGATGCAGCCGCAACGCGAGCGCGAGTTTGAAAGTCGCTCTGGGAAGGGGCCGAGGCTGCGGGCAGTTCCCGCCCACTGCCAGCCCCTTGGCGGCCGGGGCGCGGCCAGCTGTGAGCGCGGCCCCCCGGGACCCCAGCCCGCGCGCGCCTTCCCAGCGCCCGGCAGGAAGTCGGGGCCGAGCCGAGAGGGAGCTGCAGCGGGAGGGACGGAGGGCGGACCAGGAATTTTTCCAGTGGGTGGAGACTCTGGCCCGCGGCTGGAATCCCGCGATTGGCGGCTCGGCGGGGGAAACTTCGCGGTGCTGCGAGCTGGAACATGGGGTAAAGGCTGCGGCGGCGGTGGTGGGGCTCGCGCACCGCTAATGATTAACGCCCGCAG ATGTAAAGCCAAACCTCGGAAAAGCTGTCCAGAGATGAAGAAGCCGATAACTTAG